In Silene latifolia isolate original U9 population chromosome X, ASM4854445v1, whole genome shotgun sequence, the following proteins share a genomic window:
- the LOC141620437 gene encoding uncharacterized protein LOC141620437: MHSDKLGGSNVIRGQQDFTSWRFENSLLDVPFFGPPFSWFNNRSDGQLIMERLDRAYANNDWLHLFPAASVMHLPILISDHAPIILKFLPNSKSCRRPYRLDNWCFNSPEIANIVDCAWRITISGCPITRILDVESATSFQHVRSTQLQLLQTQHAYWLQRAKLKNDILDGLPSRFLYSRVKQRSSHQHILTLLSGSGEWLFDPDQISLEITSFFQDLLCSTPPQDPGSPRGFIDHLLESLDLPLLSSADCLLLSAPFTELDIIHALNGIDGSKSPGPDGITPKNFQTFWPQIGQLVTMALLRFLNSGVMLKEWNNTHIILIPKVEKPELISQYRPISLCNVIYHLASKCLANQLKLVISSIVSDSQQAFVPSRLMSDGCLITHEIMHYLNKTKKGSVSYAALKLDMHKAFDRVSWPFLIAIMKKFGFPIFWQNIIWEFVSTVTYNILINGEPSSSFRPSCGLRQATPNSFETLRDLFRCFELASGQMINLDKFFIKFSPNTPADFKSHMASILKMRTTDSFGNYLGVLVDLPSTKSLVFQPLLDKMTTRIIAWSSLHLSQPCKLLIINSILLGSIHFLMTSIPFPIGICKNIDSLIAAFWWRKDVRHRSIHWLSRDSLQLPREHGGLGRIYLFLLRSQKSLILPFLWSGLCRTANAFAPGFSWKLGNGSFVDLLTSHWVNGNTPSVRPISAAFSPVISTLLTPSVHNILPSLENLSVRGIQVSTSCVFCHSHSESLDHLFRSCTVARHVWLSSALGINFVANSGVCLQRWIADFIGYFHRVTDTVDRCLLRFLRTIKAIWMGRNSIIFDNCSVNPFQILHMADYLFASHSHLPVLWPSFLKNTNKSSILTLDDALSLSAVTYFILVCRSSPRDRFIVTSSDSISCTPVIQHVRAFSVFAASTKGLLLNMYRAQSASLPSVSFQVTSKKLSSVLAFTKPVPIELRHSLCTIRSFLRRYVHWSVSLATG, from the exons ATGCATTCTGACAAATTAGGTGGATCCAATGTCATACGCGGCCAACAGGACTTTACCTCCTGGagatttgaaaattcattgcttGACGTTCCTTTCTTTGGTCCACCTTTTAGCTGGTTCAATAATCGCTCTGATGGTCAACTAATTATGGAAAGACTTGACCGCGCCTATGCTAACAATGATTGGCTTCACCTTTTCCCTGCTGCGTCTGTTATGCATCTCCCCATTCTTATTTCGGACCATGCTCCAATTATCCTTAAGTTTCTCCCTAATTCAAAGTCTTGCAGACGCCCATATCGCCTTGATAACTGGTGTTTCAATTCTCCAGAGATTGCAAACATTGTTGACTGTGCCTGGCGGATAACTATTTCTGGCTGTCCAAT TACTCGGATTCTAGATGTTGAGTCAGCAACGTCTTTTCAACATGTTCGTTCTACACAGCTTCAACTTCTACAGACACAACATGCTTACTGGCTACAACGTGCAAAGTTGAAGAATGACATTCTGGATGGCCTACCATCGAGATTCTTATATTCCCGAGTCAAACAACGGTCTTCACATCAACACATCCTTACTTTACTTTCTGGCTCGGGAGAATGGTTATTTGATCCGGATCAGATATCATTGGAGATTACTTCTTTCTTTCAGGACCTCTTGTGTTCTACACCTCCTCAAGATCCTGGCTCACCGAGAGGTTTTATTGATCATTTGCTTGAGTCACTTGATCTTCCGCTGCTTAGTTCAGCAGACTGTTTGTTGCTATCAGCTCCTTTCACTGAGCTTGATATTATACATGCTCTCAATGGTATAGATGGCTCCAAATCACCAGGGCCAGATGGCATTACTCCAAAAAATTTCCAGACGTTCTGGCCCCAGATTGGTCAATTAGTTACTATGGCTCTGCTTCGATTCCTTAATTCGGGTGTTATGTTGAAAGAGTGGAATAATACTCATATTATTCTTATCCCTAAGGTGGAGAAACCGGAACTGATCTCTCAGTATCGTCCTATCAGTCTCTGCAATGTAATTTATCATCTTGCTTCCAAGTGCCTTGCTAATCAACTCAAGCTTGTCATTTCATCGATCGTTTCGGATTCTCAGCAGGCTTTTGTTCCCTCTCGGCTTATGTCAGACGGATGTCTTATTACTCATGAGATTATGCATTATcttaataaaacaaagaaaggaTCGGTTTCTTATGCGGCTCTGAAGCTTGATATGCATAAAGCGTTTGACCGGGTTTCTTGGCCATTCCTTATTGCGATAATGAAAAAATTCGGTTTCCCAATCTTCTGGCAAAATATTATCTGGGAATTCGTATCAACTGTAACTTATAATATCCTGATCAATGGCGAGCCCTCTAGTTCTTTTAGACCTTCTTGTGGTCTGAGGCAAG CTACTCCAAATTCTTTTGAGACTCTCAGGGATTTGTTTCGGTGCTTTGAGCTTGCCTCGGGACAGATGATAAATCTGGATAAGTTTTTTATTAAATTCAGTCCAAATACACCAGCTGATTTCAAGTCTCATATGGCATCCATTCTGAAAATGCGAACAACTGATAGTTTTGGGAATTATTTGGGTGTCCTAGTTGATCTTCCTTCTACGAAGTCTTTGGTTTTTCAACCTTTGTTGGACAAGATGACAACTCGTATTATTGCTTGGTCTTCACTTCACCTCAGTCAGCCTTGCAAATTGCTTATCATCAACTCTATTCTTTTGGGTTCGATTCATTTTTTGATGACTTCAATTCCTTTTCCGATCGGAATCTGTAAGAATATTGACTCTTTGATTGCGGCTTTTTGGTGGCGCAAGGATGTTCGTCATAGATCTATTCATTGGCTCTCTAGGGACTCTCTGCAGCTTCCTCGTGAACATGGAGGCCTTG GAAGGATCTACCTATTCCTGCTTCGAAGTCAAAAGTCTCTCATCCTTCCTTTTTTATGGTCTGGCTTATGTCGCACGGCTAATGCTTTCGCTCCTGGTTTCTCCTGGAAACTCGGTAATGGTTCCTTTGTAGACCTTCTTACAAGTCATTGGGTTAATGGGAATACCCCCTCTGTGCGACCTATTTCTGCTGCTTTCTCGCCTGTGATTTCTACTTTGCTCACTCCTTCAG TTCATAATATCCTTCCCTCGTTAGAAAATCTATCTGTTCGAGGCATCCAGGTGAGTACTTCCTGTGTTTTTTGTCACTCACATTCTGAGTCTTTAGATCATTTATTTCGATCTTGTACTGTTGCTAGACATGTTTGGCTTTCTTCGGCTCTTGGCATTAATTTTGTAGCTAACTCTGGGGTTTGCTTGCAACGATGGATTGCTGATTTTATTGGATACTTTCACAGGGTCACAGATACAGTAGATCGGTGCCTACTTCGGTTTCTTCGTACTATAAAGGCCATTTGGATGGGTCGCAATTCTATTATCTTTGATAACTGCAGTGTCAACCCGTTTCAGATTTTACATATGGCTGACTACCTTTTTGCTTCTCACTCTCATCTGCCTGTCCTTTGGCCTTCCTTTTTGAAGAACACTAACAAAAGTTCCATCTTGACATTGGACGATGCTTTGTCTTTGTCTGCTGTCACTTACTTTATTCTGGTTTGCAGGTCATCTCCTCGGGATCGGTTCATTGTGACTTCTTCGGATTCGATCTCTTGCACTCCCGTTATTCAACATGTGCGGGCTTTCTCTGTTTTTGCAGCATCGACGAAAGGCCTACTTCTCAACATGTATCGAGCTCAATCAGCTTCACTACCTTCCGTTTCTTTCCAAGTTACTTCAAAAAAATTATCTTCTGTTCTAGCCTTCACAAAGCCAGTACCAATCGAATTACGCCACTCTTTGTGCACAATTCGTAGTTTCCTTCGTAGATATGTACACTGGTCAGTAAGCTTGGCTACTGGCTGA